Proteins encoded by one window of Musa acuminata AAA Group cultivar baxijiao chromosome BXJ2-9, Cavendish_Baxijiao_AAA, whole genome shotgun sequence:
- the LOC135622315 gene encoding poly(A)-specific ribonuclease PARN-like, translating into MAAGSGKQRWAGAVKQVTKSNFAAALQQLRIDVDSADFVAISCRKTGDSVASSRRHPWHRVLPIDTPEVAYLKARLAAESYEILQFAVCPFRLRGYKVLAYPYNFHLFPRDEINLVAPSYSFSCQTSFLTSMAQEGFDFNACIYDGISYLSRVQESIVKERNPIPQIQPVSSFSSLSVADSIFMSRIKSRVVHWWNVCKESSNTIDEDLIKSLRKLISGTELYGSRPSMSISVCSDRQVQLALQTVSHIHDNIVPLVVPDKSGGPKAVRIVLTSSEEDKNLLMTEIQNLENEQNLRVRGFREVIDVISSSNKPVIGYNCLHDFTFIHSKFIAPLPPTLFEFMCSLRLVFTNIIDINYLSKEIGPLRKAKNLPATLSYLKRQFFMPIDIELPPKAAEEKSNKAIHGNNVLQITYLFAALSALLKLNPDGQLPQGQNIMPIEDYSNIFYPICTSLQEPDDELNYLMEHAQKSSTGNLVFLWGFSHLISSKELKRELQQIHEVFTEDFELQLMDETCAAVVFSRSGLAEALLMEMGSGKFCSDALSTKTSGLRAAGYDAYRKVCMSGLWEAYLADSLENILSGSTNSLSASSEKDSSEVYWRSESTIDLSDL; encoded by the exons ATGGCCGCCGGCAGCGGGAAGCAGCGGTGGGCCGGCGCCGTGAAGCAGGTCACGAAGTCCAACTTCGCCGCCGCCCTACAGCAGCTCAGGATCGACGTGGACAGCGCCGACTTCGTCGCCATCTCCTGCCGCAAGACCGGCGACTCCGTCGCCTCCTCCCGCCGCCACCCGTGGCACCGCGTCCTCCCCATCGACACCCCCGAGGTCGCCTACCTCAAGGCCAGGCTTGCGGCCGAGTCGTACGAGATCCTCCAGTTTGCCGTCTGCCCCTTCCGCCTCCGAGGTTACAAAGTCCTCGCTTACCC GTACAACTTTCACTTATTTCCTAGGGATGAAATAAATTTGGTTGCACCTTCCTATTCCTTCTCATGTCAAACTTCATTCCTGACGTCTATGGCTCAAGAAGGTTTTGATTTTAATGCCTGCATATATGATG GGATTTCATACTTATCCCGAGTACAAGAATCTATTGTCAAGGAAAGAAATCCCATCCCTCAAATACAACCAGTATCATCGTTTTCAAGCCTCTCAGTTGCTGATTCAATTTTTATGTCCAGAATTAAGTCAAGAGTTGTGCACTGGTGGAATGTTTGTAAAGAATCGAGTAACACAATTGATG AGGATTTGATCAAGTCCCTGCGAAAGCTCATCTCAGGTACTGAACTATATGGTTCGAGGCCTTCCATGAGCATCAGTGTCTGCAGTGATCGTCAAGTTCAGTTGGCTCTGCAG ACTGTCAGTCATATTCATGATAACATTGTACCTCTGGTTGTTCCAGACAAATCTGGAGGACCTAAGGCTGTACGTATAGTGCTGACTAGCTCAGAGGAGGATAAAAATCTTCTCATG ACCGAGATTCAAAATCTTGAAAATGAGCAGAACCTGAGAGTTCGGGGATTCCGGGAAGTGATTGATGTGATTTCCTCTTCCAATAAACCAGTCATTGGTTATAACTGTCTACATG ATTTCACATTTATTCACTCAAAGTTCATTGCCCCTTTGCCCCCAACTCTCTTTGAATTTATGTGCTCCTTGAGGTTGGTATTCACTAACATAATTGATATCAACTATCTGTCTAAGGAAATTGGCCCTTTGAGAAAAGCAAAGAATCTACCTGCCACTCTTAGTTACTTGAAGAGGCAATTCTTTATGCCTATTGATATCGAACTCCCTCCAAAAG CCGCTGAAGAAAAGAGCAACAAGGCCATTCATGGAAATAATGTTCTGCAAATAACTTATTTATTTGCAGCACTCAGTGCATTACTAAAACTGAATCCTGATGGTCAACTTCCTCAAGGACAGAACATCATGCCCATTGAAGATTATTCAAATATCTTTTATCCCATATGCACTAGCCTACAGGAACCTGATGATGAGCTTAATTATCTGATGGAACATGCCCAGAAATCGAGCACTGGTAACTTAGTGTTTTTGTGGGGATTTAGTCATTTGATTTCTTCTAAGGAGCTAAAACGTGAGCTACAACAAATTCATGAGGTGTTCACAGAAGATTTCGAGTTACAGTTGATGGATGAGACTTGTGCAGCTGTTGTCTTTTCCAGATCAGGTTTGGCTGAGGCTTTACTGATGGAAATGGGATCAGGAAAGTTTTGTTCTGATGCTTTGTCAACGAAGACATCAGGGCTGAGAGCAGCAGGGTATGACGCTTATCGAAAGGTTTGCATGTCCGGTCTTTGGGAGGCATACTTGGCTGATTCCTTGGAGAATATACTGTCCGGGTCAACCAATAGTCTGTCAGCATCTTCCGAGAAAGATTCATCCGAGGTTTACTGGAGAAGTGAGTCAACAATTGATCTAAGTGATCTCTAG
- the LOC135622314 gene encoding adenylyltransferase and sulfurtransferase MOCS3-2-like isoform X1: MDSKEIGSGSSGADLLREIERLRSDKEELESRIHLLEAQIKPRGAAEKDKSGSCSLSSLSCPQMNGATISGLSPEMIHRYSRHLLVPDFGVEGQLKLSKSSILVVGAGGLGSPVAMYLVACGVGCLGIVDSDIVELNNLHRQIIHTEAYVGQSKVKSAASSCHAINSSVKLVEHREALQAVNALDIVSKYDIVVDATDNLPSRYMISDCCVLLDKPLVSGAALGLEGQLTVYNYNGGPCYRCLFPTPPPSAACQRCSDSGVLGVVPGVIGSLQALEAIKVASAVGEPLSGRMLLFDALSSRTRTVKIRGRSPACLICGENAAFTRENFQSFDYENFTQSPMSDKSSEKLNLIPESSRITGKEYNEIVNTGEPHVLVDVRPVHHFKIAAIPRSMNIPLSNLEGKLSTIHSALKQAAQDSGKCASLFVVCRRGNDSQRAVDYLSKNGFPSAKDIVGGLQSWSQDVDHTFPSY; this comes from the exons ATGGACTCGAAAGAAATCGGCAGCGGGTCGTCCGGTGCGGACCTCCTCCGCGAGATCGAGAGGCTGAGGTCGGACAAAGAGGAGCTCGAGAGCCGAATTCATCTTCTTGAGGCGCAAATCAAGCCTCGGGGTGCCGCGGAGAAGGACAAGAGCGGAAGTTGCAGTTTGAGCTCGCTTTCGTGCCCTCAGATGAATGGCGCTACCATTAGCGGCTTGAGCCCGGAGATGATCCACAGATATAGTCGCCACCTCTTGGTTCCTGATTTCGGAGTCGAAG GGCAATTGAAACTCTCAAAGTCTTCGATATTGGTGGTTGGAGCTGGAGGTTTAGGATCACCTGTAGCTATGTACCTTGTTGCATGTGGTGTTG GTTGCTTAGGCATTGTGGACAGTGACATTGTTGAGCTAAACAACCTACATCGACAA ATTATCCACACAGAAGCATATGTTGGGCAATCAAAAGTGAAATCAGCAGCTTCTTCTTGTCATGC AATTAATTCTTCTGTCAAGTTGGTTGAACATCGAGAAGCTTTGCAGGCAGTGAATGCTTTGGATATAGTCAGCAA ATATGACATTGTTGTTGATGCAACAGATAATCTCCCAAGTCGTTACATGATTAGTGATTGCTGTGTCTTGCTGGATAAG CCTCTTGTATCTGGGGCAGCACTAGGCTTGGAGGGACAG CTTACTGTGTATAATTATAATGGAGGTCCATGTTATCGTTGCCTTTTTCCAACCCCACCACCTTCTGCAGCATGTCAAAGGTGTTCTGACAGTGGTGTTCTCGGGGTAG TTCCTGGGGTGATCGGATCTCTCCAAGCTCTGGAGGCTATTAAAGTTGCTAGTGCTGTTGGTGAACCTCTCTCTGGAAGAATGCTTCTTTTTGATGCATTATCTTCTCGAACTCGGACT GTCAAGATTCGAGGAAGATCTCCAGCTTGTCTTATTTGTGGTGAAAATGCTGCATTTACTAGAGAAAATTTTCAAAGTTTTGATTATGAGAACTTCACACAATCTCCAATGTCTGATAAG TCATCCGAGAAACTGAACCTGATTCCAGAAAGCTCCCGCATCACCGGTAAAGAATATAATGAAATTGTTAATACTGGTGAGCCACATGTACTGGTGGATGTAAGGCCAGTACACCACTTCAAAATTGCAGCTATTCCCAGGTCGATGAACATTCCACTATCCAATTTGGAGGGTAAGCTTTCAACCATCCATTCAGCTCTGAAGCAAGCAGCACAAGATTCTGGCAAGTGTGCTTCCCTGTTTGTGGTTTGTAGAAGAGGCAATGATTCCCAGAGAGCTGTTGACTACCTGAGCAAAAATGGTTTTCCTTCGGCCAAAGATATCGTCGGGGGGCTCCAATCTTGGTCTCAAGATGTTGACCACACATTTCCCTCTTACTAG
- the LOC135622314 gene encoding adenylyltransferase and sulfurtransferase MOCS3-2-like isoform X2 translates to MYLVACGVGCLGIVDSDIVELNNLHRQIIHTEAYVGQSKVKSAASSCHAINSSVKLVEHREALQAVNALDIVSKYDIVVDATDNLPSRYMISDCCVLLDKPLVSGAALGLEGQLTVYNYNGGPCYRCLFPTPPPSAACQRCSDSGVLGVVPGVIGSLQALEAIKVASAVGEPLSGRMLLFDALSSRTRTVKIRGRSPACLICGENAAFTRENFQSFDYENFTQSPMSDKSSEKLNLIPESSRITGKEYNEIVNTGEPHVLVDVRPVHHFKIAAIPRSMNIPLSNLEGKLSTIHSALKQAAQDSGKCASLFVVCRRGNDSQRAVDYLSKNGFPSAKDIVGGLQSWSQDVDHTFPSY, encoded by the exons ATGTACCTTGTTGCATGTGGTGTTG GTTGCTTAGGCATTGTGGACAGTGACATTGTTGAGCTAAACAACCTACATCGACAA ATTATCCACACAGAAGCATATGTTGGGCAATCAAAAGTGAAATCAGCAGCTTCTTCTTGTCATGC AATTAATTCTTCTGTCAAGTTGGTTGAACATCGAGAAGCTTTGCAGGCAGTGAATGCTTTGGATATAGTCAGCAA ATATGACATTGTTGTTGATGCAACAGATAATCTCCCAAGTCGTTACATGATTAGTGATTGCTGTGTCTTGCTGGATAAG CCTCTTGTATCTGGGGCAGCACTAGGCTTGGAGGGACAG CTTACTGTGTATAATTATAATGGAGGTCCATGTTATCGTTGCCTTTTTCCAACCCCACCACCTTCTGCAGCATGTCAAAGGTGTTCTGACAGTGGTGTTCTCGGGGTAG TTCCTGGGGTGATCGGATCTCTCCAAGCTCTGGAGGCTATTAAAGTTGCTAGTGCTGTTGGTGAACCTCTCTCTGGAAGAATGCTTCTTTTTGATGCATTATCTTCTCGAACTCGGACT GTCAAGATTCGAGGAAGATCTCCAGCTTGTCTTATTTGTGGTGAAAATGCTGCATTTACTAGAGAAAATTTTCAAAGTTTTGATTATGAGAACTTCACACAATCTCCAATGTCTGATAAG TCATCCGAGAAACTGAACCTGATTCCAGAAAGCTCCCGCATCACCGGTAAAGAATATAATGAAATTGTTAATACTGGTGAGCCACATGTACTGGTGGATGTAAGGCCAGTACACCACTTCAAAATTGCAGCTATTCCCAGGTCGATGAACATTCCACTATCCAATTTGGAGGGTAAGCTTTCAACCATCCATTCAGCTCTGAAGCAAGCAGCACAAGATTCTGGCAAGTGTGCTTCCCTGTTTGTGGTTTGTAGAAGAGGCAATGATTCCCAGAGAGCTGTTGACTACCTGAGCAAAAATGGTTTTCCTTCGGCCAAAGATATCGTCGGGGGGCTCCAATCTTGGTCTCAAGATGTTGACCACACATTTCCCTCTTACTAG
- the LOC103996718 gene encoding probable protein phosphatase 2C 33, whose translation MGSCLSTGGCSTPSSVSSPTSPKWPGSRRLRRSSGSEEQLHRISGRLFLNGATDCASLFTQQGKKGINQDAMIVWENFGSRNDTVFCGVFDGHGPLGHMVAKRVRDVLPLKLTDDWKCGESREFSASSPGNSASEHSTASPKEEIRDSTKFEEKDEHSQNLKMLKDSLLKAFRNMDKELKQKPGFDCFSSGSTAVTLIKQGQELVIGHVGDSRAVLGTRDKNNSLTAVQLTVDLKPNLPSEAERIRQCSGRVFALRTEPDVLRVWLPNGDSPGLAMTRAFGDFCLKDFGLISVPEISCRRVTDRDEFIILASDGVWDVLSNKEVVDIVASAPARSSAASCLVQSAVKAWRLKYPTSRIDDCAVVCLFLNAEASNISSIRTRSLNATNAGCYEQESTSSKSLACLSTLSSNETLQYVIGEGPNGNCQDQSPVDIHPTTTSA comes from the exons ATGGGTTCGTGCCTATCGACTGGCGGGTGCAGTACCCCGTCGTCCGTCTCATCGCCAACGTCGCCGAAATGGCCCGGGTCGAGGAGGCTGCGGAGATCCTCCGGGAGTGAGGAGCAGCTCCATAGGATCTCCGGGAGGTTGTTCTTGAACGGGGCCACCGACTGCGCTTCGCTCTTCACCCAGCAGGGGAAGAAGGGCATCAATCAGGACGCCATGATCGTTTGGGAG AATTTTGGTTCTAGAAATGATACTGTTTTTTGTGGAGTTTTTGATGGCCATGGTCCACTTGGCCATATGGTTGCAAAGAGAGTCAGAGATGTTCTCCCTCTAAAGCTAACCGACGATTGGAAATGTGGGGAATCTAGAGAATTCAGCGCAAGTAGTCCAGGAAACTCTGCTTCAGAACATTCAACTGCATCTCCCAAAGAGGAGATTAGAGATTCCACCAAGTTTGAAGAAAAAGACGAGCACTCTCAGAACCTCAAGATGCTAAAAGATTCATTGCTGAAGGCTTTTAGAAACATGGATAAAGAGCTGAAACAGAAACCTGGTTTTGATTGCTTTTCCAGTGGGTCGACAGCAGTAACTTTGATCAAGCAG GGTCAAGAACTTGTTATCGGACATGTTGGAGACTCGAGAGCTGTTCTTGGTACTAGAGATAAAAACAATTCATTGACCGCGGTGCAGTTGACTGTGGACCTAAAACCAAATCTTCCAA GTGAAGCAGAAAGAATAAGGCAGTGTAGTGGCAGAGTTTTTGCTCTTAGGACTGAGCCTGATGTGTTACGTGTTTGGCTGCCTAATGGTGACTCTCCGGGCTTGGCTATGACACGAGCTTTTGGAGATTTTTGTCTAAAGGATTTTGGTTTGATTTCTGTACCTGAGATTTCGTGTAGGCGAGTCACAGATAGAGACGAGTTCATCATCTTGGCTTCGGACGGG GTCTGGGATGTGCTATCCAACAAAGAAGTGGTAGACATTGTGGCCTCTGCTCCAGCTCGGTCCTCTGCTGCTAGTTGTCTCGTCCAGTCAGCAGTCAAGGCCTGGAGGCTTAAATACCCAACTTCCAGAATTGATGACTGTGCTGTAGTATGCCTCTTTCTCAATGCCGAGGCATCTAACATTTCCTCCATTCGAACGAGATCATTAAATGCGACCAATGCTGGCTGCTACGAGCAAGAGTCCACCAGTTCAAAATCATTGGCCTGTCTTAGCACACTTTCTAGCAATGAAACTCTACAATATGTGATAGGAGAAGGCCCCAACGGCAATTGCCAGGATCAAAGTCCAGTGGATATCCATCCGACAACAACATCAGCATAA